The Aureibacter tunicatorum genome includes a window with the following:
- a CDS encoding efflux transporter outer membrane subunit has protein sequence MRAYKIHIAIFLAFVLSLGSCKIGKNYKGIEVEMPEDYLQTHNSLEEDYNLKWWDLIDDPVLDSLIRVGLENNKDLEIAAQRVIQARAELAVQKVELLPKLNYQGQAQRGNVIQGGVPTNGGPGNIFVGAGSLSWEIDFWGKFRRLSEAAQAQLLASEFGMRAVQVGLISQIATTYFQLLDFRSRLNISRMTLSSRDSSVALVEARFIAGIVPEIDLNQAQIQRAIAAASIPLYERSAVQTENTLSNLIGDNPQKIRSGKSLENQKMYVDIPTGLPSTLLNRRPDILQAEQIVISQNASVGVAQAMRFPSFNLTGLLGLASNDLSTITDGWPAWNIQGGLTGPLFNWGQNLRRVEIAKSQHKESIIAYENTVITALSEVENALIGIKTLKDEVEVRIAHVEAANNALFLSKERYDKGVTSYLEYLEAQRQSFDAQLGLAQARQELLSSYALIYKALGGGWLDEDEETVTQP, from the coding sequence ATGAGAGCGTATAAAATTCATATAGCAATATTTCTGGCCTTTGTATTATCGCTTGGCAGTTGTAAAATTGGCAAGAATTATAAAGGAATAGAAGTGGAGATGCCGGAAGACTATCTGCAAACCCACAATAGTCTTGAAGAAGATTATAATCTCAAATGGTGGGATTTGATTGATGACCCTGTTTTGGACTCTTTGATTAGAGTTGGTCTTGAAAATAACAAGGATTTGGAGATAGCGGCTCAAAGAGTTATTCAAGCTAGAGCCGAGCTAGCTGTGCAAAAAGTTGAGCTCCTTCCAAAATTAAACTATCAAGGCCAGGCTCAGCGAGGTAATGTGATACAAGGCGGTGTTCCAACAAATGGTGGACCTGGAAATATATTCGTAGGAGCAGGTAGTTTGTCATGGGAAATTGACTTTTGGGGCAAGTTTCGCAGATTAAGCGAAGCTGCTCAAGCTCAGTTGTTGGCTTCGGAATTTGGCATGAGGGCTGTTCAAGTAGGATTAATTAGCCAAATAGCAACTACTTATTTCCAGTTGTTGGATTTTAGATCTCGATTGAATATTTCACGTATGACTTTGTCGTCAAGAGATAGTTCGGTTGCTTTGGTGGAAGCAAGGTTCATTGCTGGTATTGTGCCTGAAATTGACTTGAACCAAGCGCAGATTCAGAGAGCTATTGCGGCTGCATCTATTCCATTGTATGAAAGATCAGCTGTTCAAACAGAGAATACATTAAGCAACCTGATAGGAGATAATCCTCAAAAAATCAGATCAGGAAAAAGTCTTGAAAATCAAAAAATGTATGTTGATATTCCGACAGGATTGCCTTCAACATTGTTGAATAGAAGGCCTGATATTCTTCAAGCTGAGCAGATAGTTATTTCTCAAAATGCCAGTGTTGGTGTTGCTCAAGCAATGAGATTCCCATCTTTCAATCTTACAGGTTTGTTAGGATTGGCCAGTAATGATCTATCGACAATTACAGATGGATGGCCGGCATGGAATATTCAAGGTGGTTTGACAGGTCCTTTATTTAATTGGGGACAAAACTTGAGAAGAGTTGAAATCGCCAAAAGCCAACATAAAGAATCAATTATCGCTTATGAAAACACTGTTATAACAGCGCTATCTGAAGTAGAGAATGCATTGATTGGAATTAAGACGCTAAAAGATGAAGTAGAGGTAAGAATCGCCCATGTTGAGGCGGCAAATAACGCTTTGTTTCTTTCAAAAGAAAGATATGACAAAGGGGTAACGAGTTATTTGGAATATTTGGAAGCTCAGAGGCAATCATTTGACGCTCAACTAGGTTTAGCACAAGCTAGACAAGAACTATTAAGCTCATACGCTTTGATATATAAAGCCTTAGGTGGCGGTTGGTTGGATGAAGATGAAGAGACTGTTACTCAGCCTTAA